In Porphyromonas cangingivalis, a genomic segment contains:
- a CDS encoding IS982 family transposase encodes MKTNIVDIFCMVDDFSKLFDQTIKEKSIEKDGKKRRNRKSRMSDGEVMTILILFHLSRYRDLKAFYLQYITHSCRSEFPDLVSYNRFVELQSKVGYKLIAFLNMCCLGECTGISFIDSTPLRACHVKRAQGHKTMKGLARKGKCTMGWFYGFKLHIVINDKGEIIKYRITPGNCDDREPLKDSSFTKKLFGKLIGDRGYISQSLFDQLFVDDIHMITRIKKNMKNSLMHLYDKVLLRKRALIETVNDMLKNVCQIEHTRHRSVNNFLANLISGLIAYNLLPKKPELNIEIVRNPQLPTCA; translated from the coding sequence ATGAAGACAAATATAGTTGATATTTTTTGTATGGTAGATGACTTCTCAAAGCTTTTTGACCAAACAATCAAGGAAAAGAGTATAGAAAAGGATGGTAAAAAGCGTAGAAACAGGAAGTCTAGGATGTCTGACGGTGAGGTAATGACCATCCTTATACTCTTTCATCTCTCAAGGTACCGAGATCTCAAGGCTTTTTATCTACAATATATCACCCACTCGTGTCGATCCGAATTTCCTGATCTTGTCTCCTACAATCGATTTGTCGAATTGCAAAGTAAAGTGGGATACAAGCTCATCGCATTCCTGAATATGTGCTGTTTAGGCGAATGTACAGGTATCTCTTTTATAGACTCGACCCCGCTGAGAGCCTGTCATGTCAAACGGGCTCAAGGACATAAGACAATGAAAGGATTGGCTCGAAAAGGGAAGTGTACCATGGGTTGGTTTTATGGTTTTAAGTTACACATTGTCATTAACGACAAAGGAGAAATCATCAAATACCGGATCACTCCGGGCAATTGTGATGACAGAGAACCCCTTAAGGACTCGTCTTTCACCAAGAAGCTTTTCGGCAAACTCATCGGAGATAGAGGATACATTTCCCAAAGTCTTTTTGATCAACTCTTTGTCGATGATATTCATATGATCACAAGAATCAAAAAGAACATGAAGAACTCTCTTATGCATCTTTACGACAAAGTGTTACTAAGGAAAAGAGCTCTCATAGAGACCGTCAATGATATGCTCAAAAACGTCTGTCAGATAGAGCATACCAGACATCGTAGTGTTAACAATTTTCTTGCCAACCTTATCTCAGGACTCATTGCCTACAATCTCCTCCCTAAAAAGCCTGAACTGAATATTGAAATCGTTAGAAACCCCCAACTTCCTACTTGCGCTTAA
- a CDS encoding RagB/SusD family nutrient uptake outer membrane protein, translated as MKQISKFIFIAILPLSVIGCMKQFDPQDNRASQEQVNNSPGAFDALVKGVTNDIFGRAMYTGNPERRADDFGLPALFLKRDVMGQDIIFPALNWWGSTYNAQGMSPSTATAQFPWTIYYKWIKNCNIVIGQGKEKLTKDRESGIGIAHAMRAFFYMDLARLYAPRPYGIDKNAKTVPIVTEVTTSSDLTNNKRATNETMWKFIMEDLELAEKFLKDYKRTNKMTPDLSVVYGLKARAYLEMHDWVNAEKYAKMAQMGYSIMDKASYTSWEKGFNTPNDSWMLACTQKPDDKTILLNDADTSWGSHMILEIVPETGYASAYGQNPVIDRHLYETIPTTDFRRECYVDFAIDDLTGASKEETKKLKIDALRKYSNYPNELYRTGENSSTQTLGGLPLKFRAIGGDAGHQNQYIGFVVALPLMRVEEMFLIEAEAAGMQNEARGKILLEAFARTRDPHFVYGKHNEAYGNMSNTAFQNEIWWQRRIEFWGEGFATFDIKRFGKGIIRNYKNSNHVEQCRWNLNETPSWMTPPIVQTETNYNDIENNPTPTPPSGDSPIHIF; from the coding sequence ATGAAACAAATATCAAAATTTATATTTATAGCGATACTACCTCTGTCAGTTATCGGCTGTATGAAACAGTTTGATCCTCAAGACAACAGAGCATCTCAGGAGCAAGTAAACAATTCACCTGGGGCTTTTGACGCCTTGGTAAAAGGGGTAACCAATGACATATTTGGAAGAGCTATGTACACTGGAAATCCAGAACGCCGTGCGGACGACTTTGGTTTGCCAGCTTTATTTCTAAAGAGAGATGTGATGGGACAAGATATCATTTTCCCTGCACTAAATTGGTGGGGCAGTACCTATAATGCACAAGGAATGTCTCCCTCTACAGCAACTGCTCAATTTCCATGGACTATCTATTACAAATGGATAAAAAATTGCAACATTGTCATTGGGCAAGGAAAAGAAAAGCTTACAAAAGATCGGGAAAGTGGAATTGGTATCGCTCATGCAATGCGCGCTTTCTTCTATATGGACTTGGCACGTTTGTATGCACCAAGACCATATGGGATTGATAAGAATGCAAAAACAGTTCCCATTGTAACGGAGGTAACAACATCTTCTGACTTAACTAATAACAAACGAGCGACCAACGAAACCATGTGGAAATTTATCATGGAGGATCTTGAGTTAGCCGAAAAATTTTTAAAAGACTATAAAAGGACTAATAAGATGACCCCTGACCTTTCCGTTGTTTACGGTCTCAAGGCAAGAGCTTATCTGGAAATGCATGATTGGGTTAATGCCGAGAAGTATGCAAAGATGGCTCAAATGGGTTATAGTATTATGGACAAAGCATCCTACACAAGTTGGGAAAAGGGATTTAATACCCCCAATGATTCTTGGATGCTTGCATGTACTCAAAAGCCTGATGACAAGACCATCCTACTGAATGATGCTGATACCAGTTGGGGGTCTCACATGATTTTGGAAATTGTACCAGAAACAGGGTATGCTTCTGCATATGGACAAAATCCCGTAATTGATCGTCATCTATACGAAACAATCCCAACAACAGATTTTAGAAGAGAGTGTTATGTGGATTTTGCAATTGATGATTTGACAGGAGCCTCTAAAGAGGAGACAAAAAAGCTAAAGATCGATGCGTTAAGAAAGTATTCTAATTACCCTAATGAACTTTATCGCACAGGAGAGAATTCTTCAACCCAAACACTGGGAGGTCTTCCTTTAAAGTTTCGAGCAATAGGTGGAGATGCCGGGCATCAAAATCAATATATTGGATTCGTTGTTGCACTTCCATTGATGCGAGTAGAGGAAATGTTCTTGATTGAAGCCGAAGCTGCAGGGATGCAGAATGAAGCTCGAGGAAAAATATTACTTGAAGCCTTCGCTAGAACTCGTGACCCACACTTTGTTTATGGAAAACATAATGAAGCCTATGGAAATATGTCCAACACTGCTTTCCAAAATGAAATTTGGTGGCAAAGACGTATAGAATTTTGGGGAGAAGGCTTTGCAACATTTGATATAAAACGTTTTGGAAAAGGAATTATTCGCAACTATAAGAACTCAAATCATGTGGAACAATGTAGATGGAATCTAAATGAAACTCCAAGCTGGATGACTCCTCCTATAGTTCAGACTGAAACAAACTATAATGATATAGAGAATAATCCTACTCCAACTCCTCCTAGTGGAGATTCGCCAATCCATATATTTTAG
- a CDS encoding SusC/RagA family TonB-linked outer membrane protein, producing MKRITLLFAFLMMSMGMVLAQSQVEVSGTVISAEDNQPIIGATVRGKTSKKGDRTNIDGKFKFTVPANEKIIVVSFVGMRTQEVTIGKGLIIKLHPDSEQLDEVMVVAFGSQKKASFTGSAAVVSSKDLANHVTTNVANALVGKIPGLQMRGGTGAPGSAGGSMNIRGISTLYAGSSPLIIVDGAPYSSSLSNIPQGDIESVTVLKDASSAALYGARGASGVILVTTKSGSAKDAIINIDAKWGVNTRAIQEYDKIEDPGLFYETYYAQLYNFASTYRNQQGNLIFDKPEKANSWANKKLIEFLKYNVYELPEGENLIGLDGKLNPKATLGRTYTHEGQTYYLTPDDWSREAYGPALRQEYNVSLSGGSSKNTFYASVGYLNDNGVLQFSGYERLTTRLRADYHARKWLKIGANIAYNHSTTKSNPNLDDSLGATNVLYFTSSIPSIYPLYVRTIGADGKPIILKDINGNPLYDFGLEYKGLGQRPFGAPGNPLGANRYNNTTTRSSQLNANGNILLTITDYLSLNATSTVIWGNTLFSHYDNPFFGPRAGINGQLEKSTLENIRQNHVQTLNFDKSFGSHNLKALLGHEYYRTERRKLQGVGQGGFSPEIQELDAFAKKASNGSNLSRYNVEGFFFNLQYDFSGKYFASMSFRRDASSRFHKNHRWGNFWSLGGGWIISKEDFMSSAKWIDILKLKASIGQQGNDNIGDFAFVDLYRLNPATEKDMAPSFSNLGNPNITWETATNVNVGAEFSFFNSRLSGALDLYTKKTSNLLFWSSLPESGGVRGLWDNIGDIRNTGVELSLNGAIIKTSLIDWNINFNIAHNRTKILSLPESKTKLLGGFYEDRNWFEVGGELYNRMTYAYAGVNEKGEALYYYDAALHEKVDGKIINKINVPGKEKSGTTTDHTLATRYAHGSTLPKAFGGFGTTLKIGAFDASLQFDYQIGGKLYDYQYANLVSPASQKPSTISAIHKDVLSSWRSDNQNSNIPRWQYGDKYTAAESDRFLVNASYLNFQAFTLGYTLPSKIIKGITGIRLYAAGENLIFWSARKGLDPRFSFNETETVGSYSPVRSISGGIQLTF from the coding sequence ATGAAAAGAATTACATTACTTTTTGCTTTCCTCATGATGAGCATGGGTATGGTATTGGCACAGTCTCAGGTCGAAGTATCTGGTACTGTCATCTCTGCCGAGGATAACCAGCCCATCATAGGAGCTACCGTTAGAGGTAAGACATCAAAGAAGGGTGACCGCACCAACATTGATGGTAAATTCAAATTCACAGTCCCTGCCAACGAAAAGATCATCGTCGTCTCTTTCGTAGGGATGAGGACTCAGGAAGTCACAATTGGAAAGGGCCTAATAATCAAACTACACCCTGACTCTGAACAACTTGATGAAGTCATGGTTGTGGCATTTGGCTCTCAAAAGAAAGCATCATTCACGGGTTCTGCAGCAGTAGTAAGTTCAAAAGATCTCGCCAACCATGTTACAACCAATGTTGCGAATGCCCTCGTTGGTAAAATCCCAGGGTTGCAAATGAGGGGAGGAACAGGAGCTCCGGGATCAGCGGGTGGATCGATGAATATTAGAGGAATTAGTACGTTATACGCAGGCAGTTCTCCTCTTATTATTGTCGACGGAGCACCTTATTCTTCAAGTTTATCGAATATCCCTCAGGGTGATATAGAATCCGTAACAGTCCTTAAAGATGCTTCGTCTGCCGCACTCTATGGAGCACGAGGAGCATCGGGAGTTATTCTTGTCACTACGAAATCAGGATCTGCTAAAGATGCGATAATTAACATAGATGCAAAATGGGGTGTCAATACTAGAGCCATTCAAGAATATGATAAGATTGAAGACCCAGGGCTTTTTTATGAAACCTATTATGCTCAACTATATAACTTTGCATCTACATACCGAAATCAACAAGGTAATCTAATCTTCGACAAACCGGAAAAAGCGAATTCTTGGGCAAACAAAAAGCTTATCGAGTTTCTGAAATATAATGTTTATGAACTACCAGAGGGTGAAAACCTCATAGGATTAGATGGTAAACTCAACCCTAAAGCCACGTTGGGAAGGACTTATACTCATGAAGGTCAAACTTATTATTTAACACCTGATGATTGGAGCAGGGAAGCTTATGGCCCAGCCCTTCGACAAGAATACAATGTAAGTTTAAGTGGAGGATCCTCAAAAAATACATTTTACGCAAGTGTAGGCTATCTTAATGATAATGGTGTCTTACAATTTTCAGGATACGAAAGGTTGACAACGAGATTAAGAGCAGATTATCACGCAAGGAAATGGCTAAAAATTGGTGCAAATATTGCATATAATCACTCAACGACAAAGTCAAATCCAAATCTTGATGATTCATTGGGGGCCACAAATGTTTTATATTTCACCTCTTCAATTCCCTCTATATATCCACTATATGTTCGTACGATAGGGGCAGATGGCAAACCCATTATTCTGAAAGACATAAATGGGAATCCTTTATATGATTTTGGATTGGAATATAAGGGATTAGGACAGAGACCTTTTGGAGCTCCAGGAAACCCACTTGGTGCAAATAGATACAACAATACAACAACTCGAAGTAGTCAACTCAATGCTAATGGAAATATATTATTGACAATAACAGACTACCTATCTCTTAACGCAACTAGTACTGTTATTTGGGGGAATACTTTATTTTCACATTATGACAATCCGTTTTTTGGTCCCAGGGCAGGTATAAATGGCCAACTTGAGAAATCCACACTTGAGAATATTAGACAAAATCACGTACAAACTCTAAACTTTGATAAAAGTTTCGGCTCCCATAACCTAAAAGCCCTTCTTGGACATGAATACTATAGAACAGAAAGGAGGAAATTGCAGGGAGTCGGACAAGGAGGATTTTCTCCAGAGATACAAGAATTAGATGCGTTTGCAAAGAAAGCCAGCAACGGTTCTAATCTGAGCAGATATAATGTTGAAGGCTTTTTCTTCAATTTACAATATGATTTCAGCGGAAAGTATTTTGCATCGATGTCGTTTCGTCGAGATGCCTCTTCTAGATTCCATAAAAATCACAGATGGGGGAACTTTTGGTCATTGGGAGGGGGATGGATTATCTCCAAAGAGGACTTCATGTCAAGTGCAAAATGGATTGATATTTTGAAACTCAAAGCATCTATAGGTCAACAAGGGAATGATAACATTGGAGATTTTGCCTTTGTAGATCTTTATAGACTTAACCCTGCTACAGAAAAGGATATGGCTCCAAGCTTTAGCAATCTCGGAAACCCAAATATAACTTGGGAAACTGCAACAAATGTCAACGTAGGTGCTGAGTTCTCATTTTTTAATAGTCGTTTGAGTGGAGCTTTAGACTTATACACAAAAAAGACTTCAAATCTTTTATTTTGGAGTTCTTTGCCAGAATCCGGAGGAGTACGCGGACTTTGGGATAATATTGGAGATATTCGTAATACCGGTGTTGAGCTATCACTTAATGGAGCAATTATTAAAACAAGTCTAATTGACTGGAATATAAACTTTAACATCGCACATAATCGCACAAAGATTCTTTCTTTACCAGAGTCTAAGACGAAGCTTTTGGGGGGATTTTATGAAGATCGTAATTGGTTCGAAGTTGGTGGAGAGCTATATAATCGCATGACTTATGCTTATGCAGGGGTAAATGAAAAAGGAGAAGCTCTTTACTATTATGATGCAGCATTACACGAAAAAGTCGATGGAAAAATCATCAATAAAATAAATGTACCAGGTAAAGAAAAATCAGGAACTACTACAGACCATACATTGGCAACGAGATATGCTCATGGTTCAACCTTACCAAAAGCATTTGGTGGTTTTGGAACAACCCTTAAGATTGGTGCATTTGATGCAAGCCTTCAATTTGACTATCAGATAGGAGGAAAACTATATGATTATCAATATGCAAATCTTGTCTCCCCTGCAAGCCAAAAACCCTCAACTATTTCAGCAATCCACAAAGATGTGTTGAGTTCTTGGCGCTCAGACAATCAAAACAGTAACATTCCAAGATGGCAATATGGAGACAAATATACAGCAGCAGAATCAGACAGATTCTTAGTAAATGCAAGTTATCTCAACTTTCAAGCATTCACTCTCGGATACACATTACCGTCGAAAATTATTAAGGGGATAACAGGAATCAGGTTATATGCCGCTGGCGAAAATTTGATATTCTGGTCTGCACGAAAGGGGCTAGATCCTAGATTTTCTTTCAATGAAACAGAAACTGTCGGGAGTTACTCTCCAGTCAGAAGTATTTCTGGGGGTATTCAGCTAACATTCTAA
- a CDS encoding IS256 family transposase, protein MELTTTQKSAFISEMLSSEAGINELIRVLLDTFSKQERALFVEEHEGEQCNGFRPRRWRGYGCSFELRIPRTRSGNFQPLILGILSGQESERALLFHELYTRGLSCEDIGSVCERIYGYHYSKQQVSFLTNTSKEEIYKWLERQLSPHYLAVYIDATFAYTRREDRVAQEAYYTMLGLLPDGSREVLCVVNHPTEGALNWEAELKALKTRGVERIDLIISDALQGIERAIASAFPQAAHQLCVVHFKRQALNAVSKRDKTQMKQEVDDLFPVPDTGLTPIKAFEKLCTFAERWGKSYRSLLSFSASRNINYFTYLMFPEGVRRMIYSTNWVERLNRSYKRTLRMRGALPSADAVVFLLGSVAREMTEKTYARRLPYFQEWSTK, encoded by the coding sequence ATGGAGCTTACAACAACACAAAAGTCGGCATTTATTTCTGAAATGCTATCATCAGAGGCGGGTATTAACGAACTTATCCGTGTACTATTGGACACCTTCTCGAAGCAAGAACGTGCTCTCTTTGTCGAAGAGCATGAGGGTGAACAGTGCAATGGCTTCCGTCCTCGTCGATGGCGAGGCTACGGCTGTAGCTTTGAATTACGGATTCCTCGAACACGTTCGGGCAATTTCCAACCCCTGATTTTGGGAATCCTTTCCGGCCAAGAGAGCGAACGAGCCTTGTTGTTTCACGAGCTTTATACCCGAGGGCTTTCGTGCGAAGACATTGGTTCGGTGTGCGAACGGATCTACGGCTATCACTATAGCAAGCAGCAAGTCAGTTTTCTCACCAACACGAGTAAAGAGGAGATCTACAAGTGGTTGGAACGCCAACTGTCGCCCCACTATTTGGCCGTGTACATCGATGCTACCTTTGCCTACACACGGCGGGAGGATCGTGTGGCTCAGGAAGCCTATTACACGATGTTGGGGTTGCTTCCTGACGGTAGTCGGGAGGTGCTTTGTGTGGTGAATCATCCCACGGAAGGAGCGTTGAATTGGGAGGCAGAGTTGAAAGCCCTCAAAACACGTGGAGTCGAACGTATAGACCTGATCATCTCAGATGCTTTACAGGGGATTGAACGAGCCATCGCCTCGGCTTTCCCCCAGGCAGCTCATCAGTTATGTGTTGTTCATTTCAAACGACAAGCACTTAACGCCGTGTCAAAGAGGGATAAAACTCAGATGAAGCAGGAGGTGGATGACTTATTCCCTGTTCCGGATACAGGTCTTACTCCCATAAAGGCATTTGAGAAATTATGTACATTTGCAGAGCGTTGGGGGAAAAGCTACCGGAGCCTGCTCTCCTTTTCGGCATCTCGCAATATAAACTACTTCACTTACCTGATGTTCCCGGAGGGTGTTCGTCGTATGATTTACTCGACGAATTGGGTGGAGCGTCTCAATCGGAGCTATAAGCGTACGCTGCGTATGCGTGGGGCTCTACCCTCGGCAGATGCCGTTGTCTTTCTCTTGGGCTCTGTAGCCCGAGAAATGACCGAAAAGACTTACGCAAGGAGGTTACCCTATTTCCAAGAGTGGAGCACCAAATAA
- a CDS encoding RagB/SusD family nutrient uptake outer membrane protein — MKKILVSLISLSMLVGITGCKKDFLETAPSTSLSDATLKESAKGIDGILNGIHNMFYMYYFGQRFGDGSASLNVHMDFLSNSSVNSIASLGMGTHRWIDHRDPKGIINFRVWDYYYTIIQHTNTVLQMTEGGNGIAPEDLNRMRGQCHVIRAFCYNNLVQCFGKRFVRGGENNTPGVVLRLKPTIEPMPRSTVAECFEQINKDIEEGLNEMKNAKLTGARNSISLGTAYGIAARIALTQQDYAKAEEMAQKAIEVSTTAGIRLQVGSELLDGFNNYQASEWMWGYHQAEDQNRYFAGFGAHFSYNFIGGWNDSFFFAINRSFYDKMGANDIRRKWFVAEDQGDEIPADADPGYFNDKKWERTGQCIKFRVLNPKRSDIDQVMMRLGEMYYIKAEAQAQQGKLAEAGTTLNTVMITRDPNYTVESTLDKDALIKEIMRNKRIDLYWEGGAFYDMKRLGEVPDRLSAGNDKYMTSDRADDFRKRNSGTNVKGLPKTADTKEWEFAIPYDEIVGNKLCEQNPL, encoded by the coding sequence ATGAAAAAAATATTAGTTTCGCTCATAAGTCTCTCCATGTTAGTGGGAATCACAGGTTGCAAGAAAGACTTCTTGGAGACAGCTCCTTCGACATCCTTGTCAGATGCTACTCTAAAAGAATCCGCAAAAGGTATTGATGGAATATTGAACGGCATCCATAATATGTTCTATATGTACTATTTTGGACAACGTTTTGGAGATGGATCTGCGAGTCTGAATGTACATATGGACTTTCTTTCGAACAGTTCTGTAAATTCGATTGCCTCTTTGGGAATGGGAACACACCGATGGATAGATCACCGAGATCCCAAGGGAATTATTAACTTTAGAGTTTGGGATTACTACTATACTATAATTCAACATACCAATACGGTTTTACAGATGACTGAAGGTGGCAATGGCATTGCTCCTGAAGACTTGAATCGTATGAGAGGTCAGTGTCATGTAATCAGAGCTTTTTGCTACAACAATCTCGTACAATGCTTTGGTAAAAGATTTGTCAGGGGAGGAGAGAACAATACTCCTGGTGTTGTTTTGCGCTTGAAACCAACTATTGAGCCAATGCCTAGATCAACTGTCGCAGAGTGTTTTGAGCAGATCAACAAGGATATTGAAGAGGGTCTCAATGAAATGAAGAATGCAAAACTTACTGGCGCACGTAACAGCATTTCATTAGGCACAGCTTATGGCATAGCAGCAAGAATCGCCCTAACTCAACAAGACTACGCAAAAGCTGAAGAGATGGCACAAAAAGCCATTGAAGTAAGCACTACAGCAGGGATCAGACTGCAAGTAGGCTCAGAGTTGCTTGATGGATTCAACAACTACCAAGCTTCTGAATGGATGTGGGGTTATCACCAAGCAGAAGACCAAAACAGATACTTCGCAGGTTTCGGAGCCCATTTTTCATACAATTTTATCGGTGGCTGGAATGATTCTTTCTTCTTTGCGATCAATCGCTCGTTCTATGACAAGATGGGAGCTAATGATATCCGTCGAAAATGGTTTGTAGCGGAGGATCAAGGAGATGAAATACCCGCAGATGCAGACCCAGGATACTTCAATGACAAAAAATGGGAACGTACCGGACAATGTATAAAGTTCCGTGTATTGAATCCTAAACGTTCTGATATAGATCAGGTCATGATGCGTCTTGGAGAAATGTACTACATCAAGGCTGAGGCTCAAGCTCAACAAGGTAAGCTTGCGGAGGCTGGTACAACTCTAAACACTGTAATGATAACTCGTGATCCTAATTATACAGTTGAGAGCACCTTAGACAAGGATGCATTAATCAAGGAAATTATGCGTAACAAACGTATCGATTTGTACTGGGAGGGTGGTGCCTTTTATGATATGAAGCGCTTGGGAGAAGTCCCTGACCGGCTCTCTGCAGGGAACGATAAATATATGACCTCTGACAGAGCTGATGACTTCCGCAAACGCAACTCAGGAACAAATGTAAAGGGATTGCCTAAAACAGCTGATACAAAGGAGTGGGAGTTCGCTATACCTTATGATGAAATTGTTGGTAACAAGCTCTGTGAACAGAATCCCCTATAA